In a single window of the Leisingera daeponensis DSM 23529 genome:
- the phnA gene encoding phosphonoacetate hydrolase — MTTGTPFTGPVNANGRSYPAPKVPAIAICLDGCEPDYLEAAIAQGLMPTLKRIRETGTDRLAHSVIPSFTNPNNLSIATGRPPAVHGICGNYLIDPDTGEEVMMNDVRFLRAPTIFSQFYEAGCRVAVVTAKDKLRALLGAGLRFDENRAVAFSSERSGETTKAEHGIDNASAWLGMEVPEVYSAELSEFVFAAGVKLLQEFRPDVMYLSTTDYIQHKFAPDEQGALDFYAMFDRYLAQLDETGAAIVVTADHGMKPKHHADGSPNVVYLQDYLDESLGAGKARVILPITDPYVVHHGALGSFATVYLPDGVIMSEIIPQIEALDGITHVFDQDEAVRRFELPKDRIGHLVVISGENVTIGTSAHRHDLAALKEPLRSHGGLTEQEVPFIVNRVLDLPEQPEALRNFDAFFYACTAAAL; from the coding sequence ATGACCACTGGAACCCCCTTCACCGGGCCTGTCAACGCCAACGGGCGCAGCTATCCGGCGCCCAAGGTTCCGGCGATTGCGATCTGCCTGGACGGCTGCGAGCCGGACTACCTGGAGGCGGCCATCGCCCAGGGGCTGATGCCAACGCTGAAGCGGATCCGCGAGACTGGCACGGACCGGCTGGCGCATTCGGTGATCCCGTCCTTCACCAATCCCAACAACCTCAGCATCGCGACGGGCCGGCCGCCTGCGGTGCACGGGATCTGCGGCAACTACCTTATCGACCCGGACACAGGCGAAGAAGTGATGATGAACGACGTGCGGTTTTTGCGCGCGCCCACCATCTTCTCGCAATTCTACGAGGCGGGCTGCCGGGTTGCCGTGGTCACCGCCAAGGACAAGCTGCGGGCGCTTTTGGGGGCGGGCCTCAGGTTCGACGAAAACCGGGCGGTCGCGTTCTCCTCGGAGCGGTCGGGGGAGACCACCAAGGCGGAGCACGGCATTGACAACGCCAGCGCGTGGCTCGGCATGGAGGTGCCGGAGGTCTATTCGGCGGAGCTGAGCGAGTTCGTCTTTGCCGCCGGGGTAAAGCTGTTGCAGGAGTTCCGCCCGGACGTGATGTACCTGTCGACCACCGACTACATCCAGCACAAGTTCGCCCCGGACGAGCAGGGCGCGCTGGACTTCTATGCGATGTTCGACAGGTATCTGGCGCAACTGGATGAAACGGGCGCGGCCATCGTGGTGACTGCCGATCACGGCATGAAACCCAAGCACCATGCCGACGGGTCGCCCAATGTGGTCTACCTTCAGGATTATCTGGATGAAAGCCTGGGCGCGGGAAAGGCCCGGGTGATCCTGCCGATCACCGATCCTTATGTCGTCCACCACGGCGCGCTGGGGTCTTTTGCAACTGTGTACCTGCCCGATGGCGTGATAATGAGCGAGATCATTCCGCAGATTGAGGCCCTGGACGGGATTACCCATGTCTTTGACCAGGACGAGGCCGTGCGCCGTTTTGAGCTGCCCAAGGACCGGATCGGCCATCTGGTGGTGATCTCCGGCGAGAACGTCACGATTGGCACCTCGGCCCACCGTCACGACCTGGCCGCGCTGAAGGAGCCTTTGCGCAGCCACGGCGGGCTGACGGAACAGGAGGTGCCCTTTATCGTGAACCGGGTTCTGGATCTGCCGGAGCAGCCTGAGGCTTTGCGCAACTTTGACGCTTTCTTCTACGCCTGCACCGCGGCAGCGCTGTGA
- the phnY gene encoding phosphonoacetaldehyde dehydrogenase — protein sequence MTSIEIRNEGMRIGGEAVFTEATVPVRYPYTGEVVGTVPAGQAEHARMAFEIAANYRPKLTRYERSRILQRAGELIGEKRGWLAEWLVLELGISRQHAIYETKRAQDVFQFAAAEALKDDGEIFSCDLTHNGKARKIFTKREPVRAISAITPFNHPLNMVSHKVAPAIATNNCMVCKPTELTPLTCIALADILYEAGLPPEMFQVVTGWPQDIGDEMITNGNIDIITFTGGVPVGKMIAEKGVYKRQALELGGNDPLIVLNDLSDGDLDKAAAIAVAGATGNSGQRCTAIKRILVQESVADRFVPMVLEKARKIRFGDPQDPETELGCVIHEQAAELFENRVLQAEREGAEILYHPGRQGALLPPIVVDKVPHGSELVMEETFGPIIPIVRVPDDDAEVMRISNSTQFGLSSGVCTNDLNRAIAFINGLDVGTCNIWEQPGYRIEMSPFGGIKDSGNGVKEGVIEAMKFFTNVKTYSLPWPD from the coding sequence ATGACCAGTATCGAAATCCGCAACGAGGGCATGCGCATCGGCGGCGAGGCCGTTTTCACCGAAGCAACCGTGCCGGTCCGCTACCCCTATACCGGCGAGGTGGTCGGCACCGTGCCGGCGGGGCAGGCGGAACACGCCCGCATGGCGTTTGAGATTGCGGCAAACTACAGGCCCAAGCTCACCCGCTATGAGCGCAGCCGAATTCTGCAGCGGGCTGGCGAGCTGATCGGCGAGAAGCGCGGCTGGCTGGCCGAATGGCTGGTGCTGGAGCTGGGCATCAGCCGCCAGCATGCGATCTATGAGACCAAGCGGGCGCAGGACGTCTTCCAGTTTGCGGCGGCAGAGGCGCTGAAGGATGATGGCGAGATCTTCTCCTGCGACCTGACCCACAACGGCAAGGCGCGTAAGATCTTCACCAAGCGCGAGCCGGTCCGGGCGATCTCGGCCATTACCCCTTTCAACCACCCTCTGAACATGGTCAGCCACAAGGTCGCGCCCGCGATTGCCACCAACAACTGCATGGTCTGCAAGCCGACGGAGCTGACGCCGCTGACCTGCATCGCGCTGGCCGATATCCTCTATGAAGCGGGGCTGCCGCCGGAGATGTTCCAGGTGGTGACCGGCTGGCCGCAGGACATCGGTGATGAGATGATCACCAACGGCAATATCGACATCATCACCTTCACCGGCGGCGTGCCGGTGGGCAAGATGATCGCCGAAAAGGGCGTCTACAAGCGGCAGGCGCTGGAGCTGGGGGGCAACGACCCGCTGATCGTGCTGAATGACCTCAGCGATGGCGACCTGGACAAGGCTGCGGCGATTGCCGTGGCCGGCGCCACCGGCAATTCCGGCCAGCGCTGCACCGCCATCAAGCGCATCTTGGTGCAGGAAAGCGTTGCGGACCGCTTCGTGCCCATGGTGCTGGAGAAGGCGCGTAAGATCAGGTTCGGCGATCCGCAGGACCCTGAAACGGAACTGGGCTGCGTGATCCATGAACAGGCGGCCGAACTGTTCGAGAACCGGGTGTTGCAGGCGGAACGGGAGGGTGCCGAAATCCTCTATCACCCCGGCCGCCAGGGGGCGCTGCTGCCGCCGATCGTCGTGGACAAGGTGCCGCACGGCAGCGAACTGGTGATGGAGGAGACCTTTGGCCCGATCATCCCGATCGTGCGGGTGCCGGATGACGACGCAGAGGTGATGCGGATCTCAAACTCCACCCAGTTCGGCCTGTCTTCGGGCGTCTGCACCAACGATCTGAACCGGGCGATTGCCTTTATCAACGGGCTGGACGTCGGCACCTGCAACATCTGGGAGCAGCCCGGCTACCGCATCGAAATGTCCCCGTTCGGCGGCATCAAGGACAGCGGCAACGGCGTCAAGGAAGGGGTGATCGAGGCGATGAAGTTCTTCACCAATGTGAAGACCTATTCGCTGCCCTGGCCGGACTGA
- a CDS encoding cryptochrome/photolyase family protein, producing the protein MTSSDDQSGGRSLILILGDQLNRNIAALKDADPDRDIVLMAEVAEEAGYVQHHKKKIAFLFSAMRHFAKALMEDGWQVHYVRLDDPENTGSLTGEIDRLRAAHAVARAVVTEPGEYRLKTALQDWAEAAEIPLNMLQDSRFLCSHDRFGEWAEGRKQLRMEYFYREMRRETGLLMDGDEPEGGQWNFDHENRKPAEVGLTLPRPPQTTPDEITEEVLDLVEEQFGDHFGTLRPFWFAVTREDALAALERFAGEALPDFGDYQDAMLEGEKFLYHSVLSQYINAGLLEPLEVCRRVERAYYEGDAPLNAAEGFIRQIIGWREYVRGIYWRNMPGYTEQNFLKATRPLPGFYWTAETDMACVAAAVSQTRDEAYAHHIQRLMVTGNFAMLAGVDPHQVHEWYLAVYADAYEWVEAPNVIGMSQYADGGLLGSKPYAASGNYINKMSDHCAGCRYSVSKKTGEDACPFNPLYWDFLVRNRDRLRNNPRLKRAYSTWDRMSGSRQQEYLDSAQKVLDRL; encoded by the coding sequence ATGACCTCCTCTGACGATCAGTCCGGCGGCCGCAGCCTCATCCTCATTCTGGGCGATCAGCTCAACCGCAACATCGCCGCGCTCAAGGACGCAGACCCTGACCGCGACATCGTCCTGATGGCGGAAGTTGCGGAGGAAGCCGGCTATGTCCAGCACCACAAGAAGAAGATCGCGTTCCTGTTTTCGGCAATGCGCCACTTTGCCAAGGCACTAATGGAGGACGGCTGGCAGGTGCATTACGTGCGGCTGGACGACCCGGAAAACACCGGCAGCCTGACTGGCGAGATCGACCGGCTGCGCGCGGCGCATGCGGTTGCCCGCGCGGTTGTGACCGAGCCCGGCGAATACCGGCTGAAAACTGCCCTTCAGGACTGGGCGGAGGCGGCGGAAATTCCCCTGAATATGCTGCAGGACAGCCGGTTCCTGTGCTCCCACGATCGGTTTGGCGAATGGGCCGAGGGGCGCAAACAGCTGCGGATGGAGTATTTCTACCGCGAGATGCGCCGCGAAACCGGGCTGCTGATGGACGGCGATGAGCCGGAGGGCGGCCAATGGAACTTCGACCACGAAAACCGCAAGCCCGCCGAAGTCGGCCTGACGCTGCCAAGGCCGCCGCAAACCACCCCGGATGAGATCACGGAGGAGGTTCTGGATCTGGTGGAGGAGCAGTTCGGCGATCACTTCGGCACCCTGCGCCCGTTCTGGTTTGCGGTGACCCGCGAGGATGCGCTGGCGGCACTGGAGCGCTTCGCCGGGGAGGCGCTGCCGGATTTCGGCGACTATCAGGATGCGATGCTGGAGGGGGAGAAGTTTCTCTACCACTCCGTCCTGTCGCAGTACATCAACGCGGGTCTGCTGGAGCCGCTGGAGGTCTGCCGCCGGGTGGAGCGGGCCTATTACGAGGGCGATGCCCCCCTCAATGCGGCCGAGGGGTTCATCCGCCAGATCATCGGCTGGCGCGAATATGTGCGCGGGATCTACTGGCGCAACATGCCGGGCTATACCGAACAGAACTTTCTGAAGGCCACCCGCCCCCTGCCCGGCTTCTACTGGACGGCTGAGACGGACATGGCCTGCGTGGCGGCCGCGGTCAGTCAAACCCGCGACGAGGCCTATGCGCATCACATCCAGCGGCTGATGGTGACGGGAAACTTCGCCATGCTGGCAGGCGTCGACCCGCATCAGGTGCACGAATGGTATCTGGCGGTTTACGCTGACGCCTATGAATGGGTGGAGGCCCCCAATGTGATCGGCATGAGCCAGTATGCCGACGGCGGCCTGCTGGGGTCGAAACCCTATGCCGCCAGCGGCAATTACATCAACAAGATGTCCGACCATTGCGCGGGCTGCCGCTACAGCGTGTCGAAGAAAACCGGCGAGGACGCCTGCCCGTTCAACCCGCTTTACTGGGATTTTCTGGTGCGCAACCGGGACAGGCTGCGCAACAATCCCCGCCTGAAGCGGGCCTACAGCACCTGGGACAGGATGTCCGGGTCGCGGCAGCAGGAATACCTGGACAGCGCGCAGAAGGTGCTGGACCGGCTTTGA
- a CDS encoding DUF3833 family protein: protein MKLLTLALALIVLVMIAKTYLFSFRFQSPQDYADTGPQFILTKHLSGEILSEGVIFGPTGKMANSFTAKMVGEWDGDTGTLSEEFTYSNGVTQSRKWFLTLGPGNTFTATADDLAGEAQGIVSGATVQLTYEIILPESAGGHTLKATDWLYLTADGVIMNKSEMRKFGLKVAELVATMRPAS, encoded by the coding sequence ATGAAACTCCTGACCCTCGCCCTCGCCCTCATCGTGCTTGTGATGATCGCGAAAACCTACCTGTTCAGCTTCCGCTTCCAGTCGCCGCAGGATTACGCGGACACCGGCCCGCAGTTCATCCTGACCAAGCACCTGTCCGGCGAGATCCTGTCGGAAGGGGTGATTTTCGGCCCCACCGGCAAGATGGCCAACAGCTTCACCGCCAAAATGGTGGGCGAATGGGACGGCGATACCGGCACGCTGAGCGAAGAGTTCACCTATTCCAACGGCGTCACCCAAAGCCGCAAATGGTTCCTCACCCTTGGGCCCGGCAATACCTTCACCGCCACCGCCGATGACCTGGCTGGAGAGGCGCAGGGCATCGTGTCCGGCGCCACCGTGCAGCTGACCTACGAGATCATCCTGCCCGAAAGCGCTGGCGGGCACACCCTTAAAGCCACCGACTGGCTGTATCTCACCGCGGACGGGGTGATCATGAACAAGTCCGAGATGCGCAAATTCGGCCTCAAGGTTGCGGAGCTGGTCGCCACCATGCGGCCTGCCAGCTAA
- a CDS encoding MFS transporter codes for MLYPRVSLYAMMLASAGIPLYIHLPQFASVNLGIGLGALGGILLLIRLFDLVQDPLIGWAIDRWPQAQLWFALAAAGGLAVGFPLLFGLTAGPLVVPKLVLILLLLFSAYSLGMILLYGRSATLAKQSTPRELMTLAAFREAGMLSGVIFAAIAPAVLVALGAAGQGYAAFGLTLGGFALLTAAATRPMWRRPAVTGQPLSAMALTQAGAVRLLALAVLNSLPVALTSTLFLFFVEDRLNLPAYAGPLLVLFFLCAGLSVPLWARLSQRIGAKQTLLIAMPLAIASFAGAAFMGPGSLLGFAVICAVSGATLGADMVLLPAMFSIALTRAGLNASAAFGIWSFAGKLALALAAALALPLLEQQGFQPGADNSPQALSALALAYAVLPCVLKTAAFAFALTLPSERATA; via the coding sequence ATGCTGTATCCCCGCGTCAGCCTCTATGCGATGATGCTCGCCTCGGCGGGGATCCCGCTTTATATTCACCTGCCGCAATTTGCCTCGGTGAATTTGGGGATCGGCCTGGGGGCGCTTGGCGGCATCCTGCTGTTGATCCGCCTGTTCGATCTGGTTCAGGACCCGCTGATCGGCTGGGCCATCGACCGCTGGCCGCAGGCGCAGCTTTGGTTTGCGCTGGCGGCGGCAGGCGGTCTGGCCGTCGGCTTTCCGCTGCTGTTTGGCCTGACAGCAGGCCCGCTGGTGGTGCCTAAGCTGGTCTTGATCCTGCTCTTGCTGTTCTCGGCCTACAGCCTTGGCATGATCCTGCTTTATGGCCGCAGTGCCACGCTGGCCAAACAATCCACCCCGCGCGAGCTGATGACGCTGGCCGCCTTCCGCGAGGCGGGGATGCTCAGCGGCGTGATCTTTGCCGCCATCGCGCCAGCGGTTCTTGTGGCGCTCGGAGCCGCGGGACAGGGCTATGCCGCCTTTGGCCTGACCCTCGGCGGCTTTGCCCTGCTGACCGCTGCGGCCACCCGGCCCATGTGGAGGCGACCGGCCGTCACCGGGCAGCCGCTGTCGGCGATGGCGCTGACCCAGGCCGGCGCGGTGCGCCTGCTGGCGCTGGCAGTGCTCAACAGCCTGCCGGTGGCGCTGACCTCCACCCTGTTCCTGTTCTTTGTCGAGGACCGGCTGAACCTGCCCGCCTACGCAGGGCCGCTGCTGGTGCTGTTTTTTCTCTGCGCCGGGCTCAGCGTGCCGCTGTGGGCGCGCCTCAGCCAGCGGATCGGCGCGAAACAAACCTTGCTGATCGCCATGCCGCTGGCCATTGCCAGCTTTGCCGGCGCAGCCTTTATGGGGCCGGGCAGTCTGCTGGGCTTTGCGGTGATCTGCGCGGTATCGGGCGCCACCCTGGGCGCTGACATGGTGCTGCTTCCCGCCATGTTCAGCATCGCGCTGACCCGCGCGGGCCTCAACGCCTCCGCTGCCTTCGGGATCTGGTCCTTTGCCGGCAAGCTGGCGCTGGCGCTGGCCGCCGCCCTGGCGCTGCCGCTGCTGGAGCAGCAGGGCTTCCAGCCCGGGGCAGACAACAGCCCGCAGGCGCTGAGCGCCCTGGCCCTGGCCTATGCCGTCCTGCCCTGCGTTTTGAAAACCGCCGCCTTCGCCTTTGCCCTGACGCTGCCATCAGAAAGAGCAACCGCATGA
- a CDS encoding SAM-dependent methyltransferase has protein sequence MAFTDKALQSEFLDTCARLREGRLTLRTPDGARYEFGDSGPEAEMQINDWAAVSAMAAHGQVGLGETYVQGLWDTPSVDALMQLAMRNRDHLGSYDQASPLNRAKFRIVDTLLRANSKRGARKNIRAHYDVGNEFYQLWLDDGMTYSSGLFGAEGDDLAQAQTRKNARILSRLGEGEQVLEIGCGWGGFAEQASAEGRNVTGVTISRNQHSYAESRLDGRADIQLRDYRDIEGKFSSIVSIEMIEAVGERYWPSYFAKLKSSLAEGGRVLLQAITVRDDFFPTYRTSSDYIRQYVFPGGMLLSDQMIAQQARSAGLQVADSFAFGQDYARTCRIWAERLAAQKRRIAELGHGEAFFRNWQYYLEICAASFAIGHTNVVQVELAHA, from the coding sequence ATGGCATTCACGGACAAAGCCCTTCAGTCGGAATTCCTGGACACCTGCGCGAGACTGCGTGAGGGCCGGCTGACGCTGCGCACCCCGGATGGCGCACGGTATGAATTCGGCGACAGCGGCCCCGAGGCTGAAATGCAGATCAACGACTGGGCCGCGGTTTCCGCGATGGCGGCGCACGGCCAGGTCGGTCTGGGCGAGACCTATGTGCAGGGCTTGTGGGACACCCCGTCGGTCGATGCCCTGATGCAGCTGGCGATGCGCAACCGGGATCACCTGGGCAGCTACGATCAGGCCAGCCCGCTGAACCGCGCCAAGTTCCGTATCGTCGACACCCTGCTGCGGGCCAATTCCAAACGCGGCGCGCGCAAGAACATCCGCGCCCATTACGATGTTGGCAATGAGTTCTACCAGCTGTGGCTGGACGACGGCATGACCTATTCCTCCGGCCTGTTCGGGGCGGAGGGCGACGACCTGGCGCAGGCGCAGACCCGCAAGAACGCCCGCATCCTGTCACGGCTGGGCGAGGGCGAACAGGTGCTGGAGATCGGCTGCGGCTGGGGCGGCTTTGCCGAACAGGCCAGTGCCGAAGGCCGCAATGTGACCGGCGTCACCATCTCCCGCAACCAGCACAGCTATGCCGAAAGCCGCCTGGACGGGCGCGCCGACATCCAGCTGCGCGATTACCGCGATATCGAGGGCAAGTTCTCCAGCATCGTCTCCATCGAGATGATCGAGGCCGTGGGAGAGCGGTATTGGCCCAGCTACTTCGCCAAGCTCAAAAGCAGCCTGGCCGAAGGCGGCCGGGTGCTGCTGCAGGCGATCACGGTGCGCGATGACTTCTTCCCGACCTACCGCACCTCCTCCGACTATATCCGCCAGTATGTCTTTCCCGGCGGCATGCTGCTGTCCGACCAGATGATCGCGCAGCAGGCAAGATCCGCCGGGCTGCAGGTCGCGGACAGTTTCGCCTTTGGCCAGGATTACGCCCGCACCTGCCGGATCTGGGCAGAGCGACTGGCCGCGCAGAAGCGCCGGATCGCGGAACTGGGACACGGCGAGGCGTTCTTCCGCAACTGGCAGTACTATCTGGAGATCTGCGCCGCCTCCTTTGCCATCGGCCACACCAACGTGGTGCAGGTGGAGCTGGCCCATGCGTAA
- a CDS encoding NAD(P)/FAD-dependent oxidoreductase, protein MLDQTQGPRRKIAIAGGGISGLSAAYYLAGSHDVTLFEAAPRLGGHARTVLAGKNGDQPVDTGFIVFNYVTYPYLTRLFRELDVPVIKSEMSFCASIDNGRLEYGLNSLRMLAAQKRNLVRPQFHKMVADIVRFGKRAEAAATDDDKTIGELVEELGLGSWFRDHYLMPMCGAIWSTPVTDVDAFPAKSLVRFFRNHALLAGTGKHQWWTVKGGSIEYVRRLEAALVARGCEIRTGSPIRQVTRQAGGVLVQAEGADPRLFDDIILACHSDQALAILGADATPAEAAALGAIRYQPNTAVLHCDEGQMPKRRSCWSSWAYRSQDGGVGVTYWMNRLQNIPESDPLFVTLNPTRPIPAERVYDTVEFSHPVFDKAALRAQHQIRAMQGQNRTWFAGAYNRHGFHEDGIASAMRIVRMMNSLTSSPVKGTDHGIHGQSPSVGIPGHLRETA, encoded by the coding sequence ATGCTGGATCAAACTCAGGGGCCACGCCGCAAGATCGCCATCGCGGGAGGCGGCATTTCCGGACTGTCCGCGGCGTATTATCTGGCTGGCAGCCATGACGTCACCTTGTTTGAGGCCGCGCCCCGGCTGGGCGGCCATGCCCGCACGGTTCTGGCGGGCAAGAACGGCGATCAGCCGGTCGATACCGGCTTCATCGTGTTCAACTATGTCACCTACCCTTACCTCACCCGGCTGTTCCGCGAGCTCGACGTGCCGGTGATCAAAAGCGAGATGAGCTTTTGCGCCAGCATCGACAACGGCCGCCTGGAATACGGGCTGAACAGCCTGCGGATGCTGGCGGCGCAGAAGCGCAATCTGGTGCGCCCGCAGTTTCACAAGATGGTCGCGGACATCGTGCGTTTCGGAAAACGGGCCGAGGCCGCCGCCACCGATGACGACAAGACCATTGGCGAACTGGTGGAGGAACTGGGCCTGGGCAGCTGGTTCCGCGACCATTACCTAATGCCGATGTGCGGCGCGATCTGGTCGACCCCGGTCACCGACGTCGATGCCTTTCCGGCCAAGTCGCTGGTCCGTTTCTTCCGCAACCACGCGCTGCTGGCGGGCACCGGCAAGCACCAGTGGTGGACGGTCAAGGGCGGCAGCATCGAATACGTCCGCCGGCTGGAGGCGGCGCTGGTTGCGCGCGGCTGCGAGATCCGCACCGGCAGCCCGATCCGGCAGGTCACCCGGCAGGCGGGCGGCGTTTTGGTGCAGGCAGAGGGCGCAGACCCGCGCCTGTTCGATGACATCATCCTTGCCTGCCATTCCGATCAGGCGCTGGCCATTCTGGGGGCAGATGCCACACCGGCCGAGGCCGCAGCGCTGGGGGCGATCCGCTATCAGCCGAACACGGCGGTTCTGCATTGCGACGAAGGCCAGATGCCCAAGCGGCGCAGCTGCTGGTCCAGCTGGGCCTACCGCAGCCAGGACGGCGGCGTCGGCGTCACCTACTGGATGAACCGCCTGCAAAACATCCCCGAAAGCGACCCGCTGTTCGTGACCCTGAACCCGACCCGTCCCATTCCCGCGGAGAGGGTCTATGACACGGTGGAATTCTCGCACCCGGTCTTCGACAAGGCGGCGCTGCGTGCGCAGCACCAGATCCGGGCGATGCAGGGGCAGAACCGGACCTGGTTCGCCGGTGCCTACAACCGCCACGGCTTTCACGAAGACGGCATCGCCAGCGCCATGCGGATTGTCCGCATGATGAACTCTCTCACCTCCTCTCCGGTCAAAGGAACAGATCATGGCATTCACGGACAAAGCCCTTCAGTCGGAATTCCTGGACACCTGCGCGAGACTGCGTGA
- a CDS encoding DUF1365 domain-containing protein: protein MIEHVSAQTFHARRGRLKNAFRYGVDYILTDMTRGAPPLLSRNRFNLFSIHDRRHGGPRGRGRGLLWFREELERRGFPLEGAHLMLLTQPSFLWFHFNPVSFWIAVRDGSPRAFIAEVNNTFGHRHCYFAAHPDFRPILHSDVIEAEKLMHVSPFQQVAGRYRFNFGMTEQAFNIRISYTNGAEGVLATLEGARRPVTSGGLLRAALRRPFGAARVVALIYWQALRLWIKRAPFLRKPPPPKPLISDSSTFSGGGA from the coding sequence ATGATTGAGCATGTTTCAGCACAGACGTTTCATGCCCGCCGGGGGCGGCTGAAGAACGCCTTCCGCTATGGGGTGGATTATATTCTGACCGACATGACCCGCGGCGCGCCGCCGCTGCTGTCGCGCAACCGCTTCAACCTGTTTTCGATCCACGACCGGCGTCACGGCGGCCCGCGCGGCCGCGGCCGCGGCCTCCTGTGGTTCCGGGAGGAGCTGGAGCGGCGCGGCTTTCCCTTGGAGGGCGCCCATCTGATGCTGCTGACCCAGCCGAGCTTCCTGTGGTTCCATTTCAATCCGGTGAGTTTCTGGATTGCGGTCAGGGACGGCAGTCCGCGCGCCTTCATTGCGGAGGTGAACAACACCTTCGGCCACCGCCACTGCTATTTCGCGGCGCATCCGGATTTCCGCCCGATCCTGCACAGCGATGTGATCGAGGCGGAGAAGCTGATGCATGTCTCGCCGTTTCAGCAGGTCGCGGGGCGCTACCGGTTCAACTTCGGGATGACGGAACAGGCGTTCAATATCCGGATTTCCTATACCAACGGGGCCGAGGGTGTGCTTGCCACGCTGGAGGGGGCGCGCCGCCCGGTGACATCCGGCGGCCTGCTGCGCGCCGCGCTGCGCAGGCCCTTCGGGGCGGCCCGCGTGGTGGCGCTGATTTACTGGCAGGCGCTCAGGCTTTGGATCAAGCGGGCGCCGTTCCTGCGCAAGCCGCCACCGCCAAAGCCGCTGATTTCCGACAGTTCGACATTTTCCGGAGGCGGAGCATGA
- a CDS encoding SDR family NAD(P)-dependent oxidoreductase codes for MTDFAGKTIWLVGASHGLGRAVAQKLDQEGARLILSARSEDALEELAGELTQAQAVPLDVTDAESVAEAYRRAGPVDALVYNAGAYEPMRTQNWDADAVLGMSDVNFTGALRVLGQIVPEFVKAGRGDITLVGSLAGYRGLPASIGYGASKAALISLAETMRLDLRDSGVTVRVVNPGFIKTRLTDKNSFKMPQLMEPEEAAGHVVSAMRSRRFRTDFPRPFSYAIRAFELLPDWLVYRGK; via the coding sequence ATGACAGATTTTGCAGGCAAGACCATCTGGCTGGTCGGGGCCAGTCACGGGCTGGGGCGCGCGGTGGCGCAGAAGCTGGACCAGGAGGGGGCCCGGCTGATTTTGTCGGCGCGGTCCGAAGACGCGCTGGAGGAGCTGGCAGGCGAGCTGACACAGGCGCAGGCGGTGCCGCTGGATGTGACCGATGCGGAGTCGGTCGCAGAGGCTTACCGCCGGGCCGGGCCGGTGGATGCGCTGGTCTACAACGCCGGCGCCTACGAGCCGATGCGGACCCAGAATTGGGATGCGGACGCGGTGCTGGGGATGAGCGATGTGAACTTCACCGGGGCGCTGCGGGTGCTGGGGCAGATCGTGCCGGAGTTCGTGAAGGCCGGGCGCGGCGATATCACCCTGGTCGGGTCCTTGGCGGGCTACCGGGGGCTGCCGGCCTCCATCGGCTATGGCGCCAGCAAGGCGGCGCTGATCAGCCTGGCGGAAACGATGCGCCTTGACCTGAGGGACAGCGGCGTCACCGTCCGCGTGGTCAATCCGGGCTTCATCAAAACCCGTCTGACGGACAAGAACAGCTTTAAGATGCCGCAGCTGATGGAGCCTGAGGAGGCCGCCGGGCACGTGGTGTCCGCGATGCGCTCGCGCCGGTTCCGGACGGATTTCCCGCGCCCGTTTTCCTATGCGATCCGGGCGTTTGAGCTGCTGCCCGACTGGCTGGTCTACCGCGGCAAATAA
- a CDS encoding ChrR family anti-sigma-E factor — MPAITHHIPDPMIAAYASGSLPHAYSMVVASHLSYCRDCQAALGAHQAVGGALLETSACAALAQDAKPKLMARLDAPAAPEPVYDAAGIYPGPVMQSLKGRPLRWKTLGMGVKQDILFEDAAGSARLLYIPAGQAVPDHSHNGLELTLVLQGSFSDETGRFGVGDVEIGDEDLDHTPVADPGDPCICLAATDAPLRFKALMPRLLQPLFRI, encoded by the coding sequence ATGCCTGCAATCACACATCACATCCCCGATCCGATGATCGCGGCCTATGCGTCCGGCAGCCTGCCGCACGCCTATTCCATGGTTGTCGCCAGCCACCTGTCCTATTGCCGCGACTGCCAGGCGGCGCTTGGCGCGCATCAGGCGGTTGGGGGCGCGCTGCTGGAAACGTCCGCTTGCGCGGCCTTGGCGCAGGACGCAAAGCCGAAACTGATGGCGCGGCTGGACGCCCCCGCAGCGCCGGAGCCGGTGTATGACGCTGCCGGAATCTACCCCGGGCCGGTGATGCAGTCGCTGAAAGGGCGGCCGCTGCGCTGGAAGACACTGGGCATGGGGGTGAAACAGGACATCCTGTTCGAAGATGCGGCGGGATCCGCCCGGCTGCTGTATATCCCTGCGGGGCAGGCGGTGCCGGATCACAGCCACAACGGGCTGGAGCTGACGCTGGTGCTGCAGGGCAGCTTCAGCGACGAGACCGGGCGGTTTGGTGTGGGCGATGTCGAAATCGGCGACGAAGACCTGGATCACACGCCGGTTGCAGATCCCGGCGATCCCTGCATCTGCCTGGCGGCCACCGACGCGCCGCTGCGGTTCAAGGCGCTGATGCCGCGCCTGCTGCAGCCGCTGTTCCGGATCTGA